From one Streptomyces sp. N50 genomic stretch:
- a CDS encoding glycine C-acetyltransferase, with product MFDSVRDDLRTTLDEIRAAGLHKPERVIGSPQSATVNVTAGGRPGEVLNFCANNYLGLADHPEVVAAAHEALDRWGYGMASVRFICGTQEVHKELEARLSTFLGQEDTILYSSCFDANGGVFETLLGPEDAVISDALNHASIIDGIRLSKARRLRYANRDMADLEGQLKEASGARRKLIVTDGVFSMDGYVAPLRDICDLADRYDAMVMVDDSHAVGFVGPGGRGTPELHGVMDRVDIITGTLGKALGGASGGYVAARAEIVALLRQRSRPYLFSNTLAPVIAAASLKVLDLLESADDLRVQLAENTALFRRRMTEEGFDILPGDHAIAPVMIGDAAVAGRMAELLLERGVYVIGFSYPVVPQGAARIRVQLSAAHSTGDVNRAVEAFVAARAELEG from the coding sequence ATGTTCGACTCCGTGCGCGACGACCTCCGTACCACCCTCGACGAGATCCGCGCCGCCGGACTCCACAAGCCCGAGCGCGTGATCGGCTCGCCGCAGTCCGCGACCGTGAACGTCACCGCGGGCGGGCGCCCCGGCGAGGTCCTCAACTTCTGCGCCAACAACTACCTCGGCCTCGCCGACCACCCCGAGGTCGTCGCCGCCGCCCACGAAGCCCTCGACCGCTGGGGCTACGGCATGGCGTCCGTGCGCTTCATCTGCGGCACGCAGGAGGTCCACAAGGAGCTGGAGGCACGCCTCTCCACGTTCCTCGGCCAGGAGGACACGATCCTCTACTCCTCCTGCTTCGACGCCAACGGCGGTGTCTTCGAAACCCTGTTGGGCCCGGAGGACGCGGTCATCTCCGACGCGCTCAACCACGCCTCGATCATCGACGGCATCCGCCTCTCCAAGGCCCGCCGGCTGCGCTACGCCAACCGCGACATGGCCGATCTGGAAGGGCAGTTGAAGGAGGCGTCGGGTGCGCGCCGGAAGCTGATCGTCACCGACGGCGTCTTCTCCATGGACGGTTACGTCGCCCCGCTCCGCGACATCTGCGACCTCGCCGACCGCTACGACGCGATGGTCATGGTCGACGACTCCCACGCCGTCGGCTTCGTCGGCCCCGGCGGCCGCGGCACCCCCGAACTGCACGGCGTCATGGACCGCGTCGACATCATCACCGGCACGCTCGGCAAGGCCCTGGGAGGCGCCTCCGGCGGTTACGTCGCCGCCCGCGCGGAGATCGTCGCCCTGCTGCGCCAGCGCTCCCGTCCGTACCTCTTCTCGAACACGCTGGCTCCGGTGATCGCCGCGGCCTCCCTCAAGGTGCTCGACCTGCTGGAGTCCGCGGACGATCTGCGGGTCCAACTCGCCGAGAACACGGCGCTGTTCCGCCGGAGGATGACCGAGGAGGGCTTCGACATCCTCCCCGGCGACCATGCGATCGCCCCTGTGATGATCGGCGACGCGGCGGTGGCGGGGCGGATGGCCGAGCTGCTGCTGGAGCGGGGCGTGTATGTGATCGGTTTCTCGTATCCGGTGGTGCCGCAGGGGGCTGCCCGGATTCGGGTGCAGTTGTCGGCGGCGCATTCCACGGGGGATGTGAATCGGGCGGTGGAGGCGTTTGTCGCTGCGCGGGCTGAACTGGAGGGGTGA
- a CDS encoding SgcJ/EcaC family oxidoreductase — MNSTNDDELVLRGVLDPWKAAVDAHEPEEVARLFTEDAIFQGLHPYSVGRKGIAEYYDSQPPGMKAEFEIVETRRYADDLVLGYLDTEFTFTDRPPVDVKLAVLVKRVADGWSIAHYQVSRL; from the coding sequence ATGAACAGCACGAACGACGACGAACTCGTCCTGCGCGGTGTCCTGGACCCCTGGAAAGCGGCGGTGGACGCCCACGAACCGGAGGAGGTGGCCCGGCTCTTCACCGAGGACGCGATCTTCCAGGGACTGCACCCCTACAGCGTCGGCCGGAAGGGGATCGCCGAGTACTACGACTCCCAACCCCCGGGGATGAAGGCCGAGTTCGAGATCGTCGAGACCCGGCGGTACGCCGACGACCTCGTACTCGGTTATCTGGACACGGAGTTCACGTTCACGGACCGGCCGCCGGTCGACGTGAAGCTCGCGGTGTTGGTGAAGCGGGTGGCGGACGGGTGGTCCATCGCCCACTACCAGGTGTCGCGGCTCTGA
- a CDS encoding LysR family transcriptional regulator: MIEARRLHILRAVADHRTVTAAAAALYLTPSAVSQQLAALEQETGHRLVERGAKGVRLTPAGEILLSHTNVVLAQLERAEAELAAYSSGAAGTVTVAAFATGIAQVVAPAVTRLARLAPGIRIRVQDAEGDASLPMVLDRQVDVAVAVEYRGAPPADDPRLTHLPLYAEPFDAVVPVTHRLADADEVPLAELAKDSWIGPYPGNPCHEVVVLACENAGFQPRLEHSSDDFRAVVALASADAGVALVPRSALRGMDLTGVVVRPVDGVAPTRRVFAAVRRGTEEHPLIRPVLDALEEVAQT, encoded by the coding sequence ATGATCGAAGCGCGGCGGCTCCATATCCTCCGTGCGGTGGCCGACCACCGCACCGTGACGGCGGCGGCCGCCGCGTTGTATCTGACGCCCTCGGCGGTGTCGCAGCAGCTTGCGGCGCTGGAGCAGGAGACTGGGCACCGGCTGGTCGAGCGCGGGGCCAAGGGGGTGCGGCTGACGCCGGCCGGGGAGATTCTGCTCAGTCACACCAACGTGGTCCTGGCCCAGCTGGAGCGGGCCGAGGCGGAACTCGCCGCGTACAGTTCCGGCGCGGCCGGGACCGTCACCGTCGCCGCGTTCGCGACCGGTATCGCACAGGTCGTAGCGCCCGCGGTGACCCGGCTCGCCCGGCTCGCGCCCGGCATCCGCATCCGCGTCCAGGACGCCGAGGGCGACGCCAGCCTGCCGATGGTGCTCGACCGGCAGGTGGACGTCGCGGTCGCCGTCGAGTACCGCGGGGCGCCGCCCGCCGACGACCCGCGGCTGACCCACCTCCCGCTCTACGCCGAGCCGTTCGACGCGGTCGTCCCGGTCACCCACCGCCTCGCCGACGCCGACGAGGTCCCCCTCGCCGAGTTGGCCAAGGACTCGTGGATCGGTCCGTACCCCGGCAACCCCTGTCACGAGGTCGTCGTCCTGGCCTGCGAGAACGCCGGATTCCAGCCCCGCCTCGAACACTCCTCCGACGACTTCCGTGCCGTGGTCGCCCTCGCCTCGGCCGACGCGGGCGTGGCCCTCGTCCCCCGCTCGGCGCTCCGCGGCATGGACCTGACCGGAGTCGTCGTCCGGCCCGTCGACGGGGTGGCCCCGACCCGCCGGGTCTTCGCCGCCGTACGACGCGGCACGGAGGAGCACCCGCTGATCCGCCCGGTACTGGACGCGCTGGAAGAAGTGGCTCAGACGTAA
- a CDS encoding MFS transporter, producing the protein MKRGGGSGERPVWSRDFALFFVARAVARLGDTMLPVALAAGLLEHGYGAGAVGLAMASTAAAFAGLVVFGGVIADRFSTRKLMIGADLVRLGTQSLAAALFFTGHVVLWEICAIGFVNGVAGAVFQPGVASTVPRLASDIQGANGAIRIAESAAQLAGPAVAGLLVGFTSPGGVFAAHAATYAVSALCLLLLRLPPLAPGSREPGHGSGAFKADLVEGWREFRSRTWLWGVIAVWCFYMIAVWGPTVPLVATEVVQHHGPRAYGLVNSALGAGTVVGGLLALRLRPRRMLRAGAIALFAFAGFPATVGAGLAVPAMAAGAAVAGVGMSFWGVMWATSVQTQVPPDVLNRIHAYDVAGSLAMMPVGQALAGPAAAALGADHVLLVSGAMSFVVPVSLLLVPAIRGLVRADAIPVGPSGVSAVSDAALRERACPQES; encoded by the coding sequence GTGAAGCGGGGCGGCGGAAGTGGCGAACGGCCCGTCTGGTCACGGGACTTCGCGTTGTTCTTCGTGGCCCGCGCCGTCGCCCGCCTCGGCGACACCATGCTGCCCGTGGCCCTCGCCGCCGGCCTCCTGGAACACGGGTACGGCGCGGGCGCGGTAGGCCTCGCCATGGCCTCAACAGCCGCCGCCTTCGCGGGACTTGTGGTCTTCGGCGGGGTGATCGCGGACCGGTTCAGCACCCGCAAGCTGATGATCGGCGCCGACCTGGTGCGCCTGGGCACCCAGTCCCTCGCCGCCGCGCTCTTCTTCACCGGCCATGTCGTGCTCTGGGAGATCTGCGCGATCGGCTTCGTCAACGGCGTGGCGGGCGCGGTGTTCCAGCCCGGCGTGGCGAGCACGGTGCCGCGACTGGCCTCCGACATCCAGGGCGCGAACGGCGCGATACGCATCGCCGAGTCCGCGGCCCAGCTCGCCGGTCCGGCCGTCGCGGGCCTGCTCGTCGGATTCACCTCGCCCGGCGGCGTGTTCGCGGCCCACGCCGCGACCTACGCGGTCAGCGCCCTCTGCCTCCTGCTGCTCCGGCTGCCCCCGCTCGCACCGGGCAGCCGCGAGCCCGGGCACGGTTCGGGCGCCTTCAAGGCCGATCTGGTCGAGGGCTGGCGGGAGTTCAGATCACGCACGTGGCTCTGGGGAGTCATCGCTGTGTGGTGCTTCTACATGATCGCCGTGTGGGGCCCGACCGTTCCGCTCGTGGCGACCGAGGTGGTGCAACACCACGGCCCGCGCGCCTACGGCCTGGTCAACTCGGCCCTCGGCGCGGGCACCGTCGTAGGCGGGCTCCTCGCCCTGCGGCTGCGCCCCCGCCGTATGCTGCGCGCCGGTGCGATCGCCCTCTTCGCCTTCGCCGGTTTCCCGGCGACCGTGGGGGCGGGGCTCGCTGTACCGGCCATGGCGGCCGGCGCCGCCGTCGCCGGGGTGGGGATGTCCTTCTGGGGCGTGATGTGGGCGACCAGTGTCCAGACCCAGGTCCCACCGGACGTCCTCAACCGCATCCACGCCTACGACGTGGCGGGCTCCCTCGCGATGATGCCGGTCGGCCAGGCCTTGGCGGGCCCCGCCGCCGCGGCCCTCGGCGCCGACCACGTGCTCCTCGTCTCGGGCGCGATGAGCTTCGTGGTGCCGGTCTCCCTGCTCCTGGTGCCTGCGATACGTGGGCTGGTGCGGGCCGACGCGATACCCGTCGGTCCGAGTGGGGTGAGTGCTGTGAGCGATGCGGCGCTACGTGAACGGGCGTGTCCGCAAGAGAGTTGA
- a CDS encoding MmcQ/YjbR family DNA-binding protein, which yields MPDAEDVRRIALSLPDTTEKVAWNMPTFRVAGKMFVTVPEEETSIAVRCPKEERDELVLAEPEKFWIADHEAGFAWVRARLSALDSEDELRDILADSWRQAAPPRLLDAYPELGLPSGSGD from the coding sequence ATGCCGGATGCCGAAGACGTACGCCGTATCGCCCTCTCCCTCCCGGACACGACGGAGAAGGTCGCCTGGAACATGCCCACCTTCCGGGTCGCCGGGAAGATGTTCGTCACCGTGCCCGAGGAGGAGACCTCCATCGCGGTGCGCTGCCCCAAGGAGGAGCGGGACGAACTGGTCCTGGCGGAGCCGGAGAAGTTCTGGATCGCCGACCACGAGGCCGGCTTCGCCTGGGTCAGGGCCCGCCTCTCCGCACTGGACAGCGAGGACGAACTCCGCGACATCCTCGCCGACTCCTGGCGCCAGGCGGCCCCGCCCCGACTCCTGGACGCCTACCCCGAGTTGGGCCTCCCGTCCGGGTCCGGGGACTGA
- the tdh gene encoding L-threonine 3-dehydrogenase, which produces MKALVKEKAEPGLWLADVPEPAVGPGDVLIKVLRTGICGTDLHIRNWDGWARQTISTPLVLGHEFVGEVVETGRAVADIAVGELVSGEGHLVCGKCRNCQAGRRHLCRATVGLGVGRDGAFAEYVALPAANVWVHRVPVDLDVAAIFDPFGNAVHTALSFPLVGEDVLITGAGPIGLMAAAVARHAGARNVVVTDVSEERLALARKIGVSLALNVTDAQIADGQRELGLREGFDIGLEMSGRPEAMRDMIANMTHGGRIAMLGLPAEEFPVDWSRVVTSMLTIKGIYGREMFETWYAMSVLLEGGLDLAPVITGRYGHRDFEAAFADAASGKGGKVILDWTA; this is translated from the coding sequence TTGAAGGCGCTGGTCAAGGAGAAGGCGGAGCCCGGGCTGTGGCTCGCGGACGTGCCGGAGCCCGCCGTCGGACCCGGCGACGTACTGATCAAGGTCCTGCGGACCGGGATCTGCGGCACCGATCTGCACATCCGGAACTGGGACGGGTGGGCGCGGCAGACGATCAGTACGCCGCTGGTGCTCGGCCACGAGTTCGTGGGCGAGGTCGTGGAGACGGGCCGGGCCGTCGCCGACATCGCCGTCGGTGAACTGGTCAGCGGCGAGGGCCACTTGGTGTGCGGCAAGTGCCGCAACTGCCAGGCCGGGCGCCGCCATCTGTGCCGGGCCACGGTCGGGCTCGGTGTCGGCCGGGACGGTGCCTTCGCGGAGTACGTCGCGCTGCCCGCCGCCAACGTGTGGGTGCACCGGGTCCCCGTCGACCTCGATGTCGCCGCGATCTTCGACCCGTTCGGCAACGCCGTGCACACCGCGTTGTCCTTCCCGCTGGTCGGTGAGGACGTGTTGATCACCGGTGCGGGCCCAATTGGTCTGATGGCGGCGGCAGTTGCCCGGCACGCCGGTGCGCGGAACGTCGTAGTGACCGATGTGAGCGAGGAACGGCTCGCCCTGGCCCGCAAGATAGGCGTGAGCCTCGCGTTGAACGTGACGGATGCTCAGATCGCCGACGGGCAGCGGGAGTTGGGACTCCGCGAGGGTTTCGACATCGGCCTGGAGATGTCCGGCCGCCCCGAGGCCATGCGCGACATGATCGCCAACATGACGCACGGCGGCCGGATCGCCATGCTGGGCCTGCCCGCCGAGGAGTTCCCGGTCGACTGGTCCCGCGTCGTCACCTCGATGCTCACCATCAAGGGCATCTACGGCCGTGAGATGTTCGAGACGTGGTACGCGATGTCGGTCCTGCTGGAGGGCGGCCTGGACCTCGCGCCCGTGATCACCGGCCGGTACGGACACCGCGACTTCGAGGCGGCGTTCGCGGACGCGGCGAGCGGCAAGGGCGGCAAGGTCATCCTGGACTGGACCGCGTAG
- a CDS encoding transketolase family protein translates to MDTMRDRFAPVVSRLLDEDPRVAVVLAEIGKDGFADAQLRYPDRMINVGIREQLLVGAGAGLALTGMRPVVHTFASFLVERPFEQVKLDLGHQAVGAVLVSAAASFDWPAGGFTHMAPGDVALLDTLDGWTVHLPGHPDEAETLLRHAVAAGDDKVYVRLSVQSNAEALPVDGARFLTVREGRSGVVVAVGPMLDAVLAATEGLDVTVLYATTVRPFDADALRTATRDAGTDVVLVEPYLAGTSTAAANDALTDVPHRVLGLGVGKAELRRYGTVAEHLTAHGLDARTLRERIGGFVEGGAGRAAPRG, encoded by the coding sequence ATGGACACCATGCGTGACCGTTTCGCCCCGGTCGTCTCCCGGCTGCTCGACGAGGACCCGCGGGTCGCGGTCGTGCTCGCCGAGATCGGCAAGGACGGCTTCGCGGACGCCCAACTCCGGTACCCGGACCGGATGATCAACGTCGGCATCCGCGAGCAGCTCCTCGTCGGAGCGGGCGCGGGCCTCGCCCTGACCGGGATGCGCCCGGTCGTGCACACCTTCGCGAGTTTCCTCGTCGAGCGGCCCTTCGAGCAGGTCAAGCTGGACCTCGGCCACCAGGCCGTCGGCGCGGTCCTGGTGAGCGCGGCCGCCTCCTTCGACTGGCCCGCCGGCGGGTTCACGCACATGGCTCCGGGCGACGTGGCCCTCCTCGACACCCTGGACGGCTGGACCGTCCACCTACCCGGCCACCCGGACGAGGCCGAGACCCTGCTACGGCACGCGGTCGCCGCGGGCGACGACAAGGTGTACGTACGGCTGTCGGTCCAGTCGAACGCGGAGGCCCTCCCGGTCGACGGCGCGCGCTTCCTCACCGTCCGCGAGGGCCGCTCCGGTGTGGTCGTCGCCGTGGGGCCGATGCTCGACGCCGTCCTCGCCGCCACGGAGGGCCTCGACGTCACCGTCCTGTACGCCACGACCGTGCGCCCCTTCGACGCGGACGCCTTGCGCACCGCCACGCGCGATGCCGGGACGGACGTCGTCCTCGTCGAGCCGTATCTGGCGGGCACCTCGACAGCGGCCGCGAACGACGCACTCACCGACGTGCCCCACCGCGTGCTCGGCCTGGGCGTCGGCAAGGCCGAACTCCGGCGCTACGGCACCGTCGCCGAACACCTCACCGCCCACGGCCTCGACGCACGGACGCTGCGCGAGCGGATCGGCGGCTTCGTGGAAGGAGGCGCCGGGCGGGCGGCACCCCGGGGCTGA
- a CDS encoding XRE family transcriptional regulator: MRSDEAAATFDPVDIRLGARLAELRAQHGWSLGELAERSGVSRSTLSRAERAEISPTASLLNRLCGVYGRTMSQLLSEVEAEPALLVRAAEQLVWEDRTSGFVRRSVSPPHTGLRGELVEGRLRSGADLAYDRPPVPGLEQHIWVLEGALDVAAQDVEHHLDAGDCLRLRVWGPTRFRCAGPDDVRYVLAVVLP; encoded by the coding sequence ATGAGATCCGACGAAGCGGCCGCGACCTTCGACCCGGTGGACATCAGACTCGGCGCCCGGCTTGCCGAGCTGCGTGCCCAACACGGCTGGTCCCTGGGCGAGTTGGCGGAGCGGAGCGGGGTGAGCCGTTCGACCCTGTCCCGTGCCGAACGCGCCGAGATCAGCCCCACCGCCTCCCTCCTCAACCGCCTCTGCGGTGTCTACGGCCGCACGATGTCCCAACTCCTCAGCGAGGTGGAGGCCGAACCCGCCCTGCTGGTCCGCGCCGCCGAGCAACTGGTGTGGGAGGACCGAACCTCCGGTTTCGTACGACGATCCGTGTCGCCCCCGCACACCGGGCTGCGCGGCGAACTCGTCGAGGGGCGGCTCCGATCGGGCGCCGACCTCGCCTACGACCGGCCGCCCGTGCCCGGCCTGGAACAGCACATCTGGGTCCTGGAGGGCGCCCTCGATGTCGCGGCCCAGGACGTCGAGCATCACCTCGACGCCGGTGACTGTCTGCGGCTGCGGGTGTGGGGGCCGACGCGGTTCCGGTGCGCGGGTCCTGACGACGTGCGTTACGTATTGGCGGTGGTGTTGCCGTGA
- a CDS encoding SDR family NAD(P)-dependent oxidoreductase: MSSQTQKVAIVTGASQGIGAGVVEAYRKLGHAVVATSRTIAPADDADVLTVQGDIADPATAERVVAAAIERFGRVDTLVNNAGVFVAKPFTDYTADDYASVLGINMTGFFRITQLAIGHMLAQGGGHIVNVTTSLVDNADARVPSALASLTKGGLQSATKSLAIEYATRGIRANAVSPGTIKTPMHPEESHAGLAGLHPVGRMGEVSDIVDAVVFLENAPFVTGEILHVDGGMSAGH; the protein is encoded by the coding sequence ATGAGCTCTCAGACCCAGAAGGTCGCGATCGTCACCGGTGCCTCGCAGGGCATCGGAGCCGGCGTCGTCGAGGCGTACCGCAAGCTCGGTCACGCCGTCGTCGCCACCTCGCGCACCATCGCCCCGGCCGACGACGCGGACGTGCTGACCGTCCAGGGCGACATCGCGGACCCGGCGACCGCCGAGCGGGTCGTCGCCGCCGCGATCGAGCGGTTCGGCCGCGTCGACACGCTGGTCAACAACGCGGGCGTGTTCGTCGCCAAGCCGTTCACCGACTACACGGCCGACGACTACGCGTCCGTGCTCGGCATCAACATGACCGGGTTCTTCCGGATCACCCAGCTGGCCATCGGGCACATGCTCGCCCAGGGCGGCGGCCACATCGTCAACGTCACCACCAGCCTGGTCGACAACGCGGACGCCCGCGTCCCCTCCGCCCTGGCCTCGCTGACCAAGGGCGGGCTGCAGTCCGCGACCAAGTCCCTCGCCATCGAGTACGCCACGCGCGGCATCCGCGCCAACGCCGTGTCGCCGGGCACCATCAAGACGCCGATGCACCCGGAGGAGAGCCACGCGGGCCTCGCCGGACTGCACCCGGTCGGCCGGATGGGCGAGGTGAGCGACATCGTCGACGCCGTGGTGTTCTTGGAGAACGCCCCCTTCGTCACCGGCGAGATCCTGCATGTCGACGGCGGTATGAGCGCCGGTCACTGA
- a CDS encoding GNAT family N-acetyltransferase, with product MDAKVTVRALDAPQLRAAVDKLADLLTDTVDYGASIGFLAPLGRAAAVDWWRERADGVAAGQLAVWAALRGDRVVGTVSLAFPGKPNSRHRAELVKLMVHREARGEGLGRRLLTVAEDAAVAAGITLLYLDTETDSPAEHLYRSAGWTRAGVIPDYAASPAGVLRPTTLYYKRVGVGEGGAAGAGAGVDAGAGLGADLGAGTPTR from the coding sequence ATGGATGCGAAGGTGACTGTGCGGGCTCTGGACGCGCCTCAACTGCGCGCCGCCGTCGACAAGTTGGCCGACCTGCTGACCGACACCGTGGACTACGGCGCCTCGATCGGCTTCCTTGCTCCGCTCGGCCGTGCGGCCGCCGTCGACTGGTGGCGGGAGCGTGCCGACGGTGTCGCCGCCGGGCAGCTCGCCGTGTGGGCAGCGCTGCGCGGCGACCGGGTCGTCGGCACGGTGAGCCTGGCCTTCCCCGGCAAGCCCAACAGCCGCCATCGCGCAGAGCTGGTCAAGCTGATGGTGCACAGGGAGGCAAGGGGAGAGGGCCTCGGCCGTCGGCTCCTGACCGTCGCCGAGGACGCGGCCGTCGCCGCCGGCATCACCCTCCTCTACCTCGACACCGAGACCGACAGCCCCGCCGAGCACCTGTACCGCTCGGCCGGCTGGACCCGGGCCGGTGTGATCCCGGACTACGCGGCCAGCCCGGCCGGGGTGCTGCGGCCGACGACGCTCTACTACAAGCGTGTGGGGGTGGGGGAGGGAGGGGCAGCGGGAGCGGGAGCCGGGGTGGACGCGGGAGCGGGCCTGGGAGCGGACTTGGGTGCAGGCACTCCGACCAGGTGA